The following DNA comes from Arthrobacter sp. SLBN-83.
TCCGTGCCGGGGAATTGCCGCTTCACGTGCTTCAGGGCATCGCCGAGGCGGGAGGTCCCCACCCGGGTAACCCGGCAGCCGTGCTGACCGCCGCTGATTGGGACTTCATCGAGACGCAGTCGGAGTTCGTGGACTGACCCCTGCCTTCCCGGAAGGGGGAGTTGCAGGGTTGAAAACCGTTGCGCGCCAACCGTTCCGGTGGTTGCATGGTCCGCATGGCAACGGCGGCAGAATCATTTGTCCTGGCAATCGGCACGAAAAAAGGGCTGTGGCTTGCCACAAGCCGGGACAGGCAGGAGTGGTCCCTCGCCGGCCCGCATTTCCTGATGTCGGAGATCCCCAGCATCGGGATCGATACCCGGGAAAGCCGCACGAGGATTCTGGTGGGCGTGCGCAGCCCGCACTGGGGCCCCACGGTTGCCCATTCTGATGACCTCGGCGCCACCTGGACCGAGCCCGAGCAGGGCGCCATCAAGTTCCCCGAAGATACCGGCGCAGCACTTGAGCGCGTGTGGCAAATTTACCCTGACGCCGAGTCCCGCCCGGGCGTGGTGTGGGCGGGCGCTGAACCCATCTCGCTCTGGAAGTCCACGGACGGCGGGGAGCACTTCGAGTTGAATCGAGGCCTGTGGGACCACCCGCACCGCAGCGAATGGGGAGCCGGCTACGGCGGGGCGGCAGCGCACTCCATCGTGGTGGACCCCTCCGGTGGGAACGTCCACGTCGCCATGAGCACCGGCGGCGTTTACCGCTCGGCTGACGGCGGCGCCTCTTGGGAAGCGCGAAACAAGGGGATCTCGGCATATTTCATGCCGGACCCCAACCCGGAATTCGGCCAGTGCGTGCACAAGATCGCTGCGGATGCCGCCGTCGAAGGCCGGCTCTACGCGCAGAACCACCACGGCGTATACCGCACCGATGACAATGCGGACACGTGGACATCTATCGCCGAGGGGCTGCCCGCGGACTTCGGCTTCGTCATGCTGACCCATCCGCGCCGCGACGGCACCGCCTGGGTGGTCCCGCTGAAGGCCGACGGCGAACGCATCCCACCGGATGGCAGGCTCGCCGTCCACCGCACGGACGACGCCGGGAACACCTGGAAGCGCCTCAACACCGGGCTCCCGGAGCACGAATACAACAGCGTGCTCCGGGACGCGGCGTCGGTGGACACCGCCGAGCCGGCCGGGGTGTACTTCGGCACGCGGGGCGGGACTGTCTACGCGAGTGCGGACGAAGGGGAGACGTTCAGTGAGGTGGCGTCCCACCTGCCCGATGTCCTGTGTGTCAGGGCGGCAGTGGTGGCCGATGCCTGAGATTACGTTGCTGCTGCCCAGTGTTCTGCAGCCACTGGCCGGCGGGCGGCCCGTACTGGCAACGCCCGCCGACGGGCCGGTGACGGTGGGAGACCTGCTCGATGCGGTGGCCTCTGACTATGCCGTGCTGGGCCGCCGGCTGCGTGACGAGACCGGCGCACTGCGAAGGTTCGTCAATGTATATGTCGAC
Coding sequences within:
- a CDS encoding MoaD/ThiS family protein; this translates as MPEITLLLPSVLQPLAGGRPVLATPADGPVTVGDLLDAVASDYAVLGRRLRDETGALRRFVNVYVDGDEVRRLQGLDTEVMPGQEVLVIQSVAGG
- a CDS encoding WD40/YVTN/BNR-like repeat-containing protein, with the protein product MVRMATAAESFVLAIGTKKGLWLATSRDRQEWSLAGPHFLMSEIPSIGIDTRESRTRILVGVRSPHWGPTVAHSDDLGATWTEPEQGAIKFPEDTGAALERVWQIYPDAESRPGVVWAGAEPISLWKSTDGGEHFELNRGLWDHPHRSEWGAGYGGAAAHSIVVDPSGGNVHVAMSTGGVYRSADGGASWEARNKGISAYFMPDPNPEFGQCVHKIAADAAVEGRLYAQNHHGVYRTDDNADTWTSIAEGLPADFGFVMLTHPRRDGTAWVVPLKADGERIPPDGRLAVHRTDDAGNTWKRLNTGLPEHEYNSVLRDAASVDTAEPAGVYFGTRGGTVYASADEGETFSEVASHLPDVLCVRAAVVADA